The Deltaproteobacteria bacterium genomic sequence TCGGCATCAGCAACGACAACGCCGTGGTCATGGGCTCGCTCGACAAGGAGCTCATTCGCCAGGTGATACATAAGAATCGGCAGCAGATTCAATACTGCTACGAAATTCAGCTCACAAAGTCGCCGAACCTCGTGGGCAAGGTGGCGGTCAGCTTCGTCATCGGGCCTGAAGGAACAGTGC encodes the following:
- a CDS encoding TonB family protein — protein: GISNDNAVVMGSLDKELIRQVIHKNRQQIQYCYEIQLTKSPNLVGKVAVSFVIGPEGTVQSSRVASSTFNNPELEQCIAARFKSWLFPKPKGDGIVNVTYPIILNKAAP